Proteins encoded by one window of Chondromyces crocatus:
- the fdhA gene encoding formaldehyde dehydrogenase, glutathione-independent, which translates to MASNRGVVYLGPGKVEVQSIEYPKFVDPRGKAIEHGVILKVVSTNICGSDQHMVRGRTTAPTGLVLGHEITGEVVEMGKDVEYLSKGDLVTVPFNVACGRCRTCREQQTGVCLNVNDARAGGAYGYVDMGGWVGGQAEYVMVPYADFNLIKFPDKARAMEKIRDLTMLSDILPTGFHGAVTAGVGVGSTVYVAGAGPVGLAAAASAQILGAAVVLVGDMNQERLKHAKSVGFEPIDLTKSDKLEELIEAVLGEPEVDASIDAVGFEARGHGSQAGTEAPATVLNALMTVTRASGGIGIPGLYVTEDPGSKDEAAQHGNLRMRLGLGWAKSHRFYTGQTPVLQYNRQLMQAILYDRLPIAKVVNATVIPLSEAAKGYKDFDAGVAKKFVLDPHGMLTG; encoded by the coding sequence ATGGCGAGCAATCGTGGCGTGGTCTATCTGGGGCCGGGCAAGGTGGAGGTGCAGTCCATCGAATACCCGAAGTTCGTGGACCCGCGGGGGAAGGCCATCGAGCACGGGGTCATCCTGAAGGTGGTCTCCACGAACATCTGCGGATCGGATCAGCACATGGTCCGGGGACGGACGACGGCGCCGACAGGGCTCGTGCTGGGGCACGAGATCACGGGCGAGGTCGTGGAGATGGGCAAGGACGTGGAGTACCTGTCGAAGGGCGATCTGGTGACGGTGCCGTTCAACGTGGCCTGCGGCCGCTGTCGCACCTGCCGGGAACAGCAGACGGGCGTGTGCCTGAACGTGAACGACGCGCGCGCCGGCGGTGCGTACGGCTATGTCGACATGGGGGGCTGGGTCGGCGGACAGGCCGAGTACGTGATGGTCCCCTATGCCGACTTCAACCTGATCAAGTTCCCCGACAAGGCGCGGGCGATGGAGAAGATCCGGGACCTGACGATGCTGTCGGACATCCTGCCCACGGGCTTTCACGGGGCGGTGACGGCAGGGGTCGGCGTGGGGTCGACGGTGTACGTGGCCGGCGCGGGGCCGGTGGGGCTCGCGGCGGCGGCGTCGGCGCAGATCCTGGGGGCCGCGGTCGTGCTGGTCGGGGACATGAACCAGGAGCGGCTGAAGCACGCGAAGTCGGTGGGCTTCGAGCCGATCGACCTGACGAAGAGCGACAAGCTGGAGGAGCTGATCGAGGCCGTGCTCGGAGAGCCCGAGGTGGATGCATCGATCGATGCCGTGGGGTTCGAAGCGCGCGGGCACGGGTCCCAGGCGGGCACGGAGGCGCCAGCGACGGTGCTGAATGCGCTGATGACGGTGACGCGCGCGAGCGGTGGGATCGGGATCCCGGGGCTCTACGTGACGGAGGATCCGGGCTCGAAGGACGAGGCGGCGCAGCACGGAAACCTGCGCATGCGGCTGGGACTCGGCTGGGCGAAGTCGCACCGCTTCTACACGGGGCAGACGCCGGTGCTTCAGTACAACCGGCAGCTCATGCAGGCGATTCTCTATGACCGGCTGCCGATTGCAAAGGTGGTGAATGCAACGGTGATTCCGCTGTCGGAGGCAGCGAAGGGGTACAAGGACTTCGACGCGGGGGTGGCGAAGAAGTTCGTGCTCGACCCGCACGGGATGCTGACTGGATAG